TATGGCCGCTGCCACCATAGGTAACTTTGATTTCACACTCGTGTTGCCGCTCCATGATCTCCACCAGCTCCAGCAGCGGCTTAACCATGGTCATGCCACTGTAGACCAGCAGTTCCTTTTTATGTGGGCTGCCCATATCCGGATGTTCACGCGGATCGCAGCCGCCCAAAATCACCATGGCCACAACAGCACACAGGATGATCAGTATTCGGTCTTTCATTCACTCATCTCCCACAGTTCGGTCTTTTAGACCAACGCTAGACGCATCAGCATCAACGCCCATAAGTATCACAGCTGGCCGCAAGATTAAAATTATAAAGCCTCAATGACGACAGCATTGATACAAAACGTCTGGCACTGTTTTTTCCAAACGGTGCTATACTCGGCCTATTTGATTGTCCCATCAGGAGAGCTGACATGTCGCAAAACGTTGCCCCATTTGAAATGACCCTGACCATTCTCCCCGAGGATATCGACCTCATGGGTCACGTCAACAACATCGTCTATCTGCGCTGGGTTCAAGATGCGGCGACGGCCCATTGGAATCATGCCGCGACCGACGAGGAAAAAAACAGTTTGCTGTGGATGGTCACCCGCCATGAGATTGATTATCTGCGACAAGTGTTTGCCGGAGATGAGCTGATCGCCCGCACCTGGGTCGGCAAGGCGCAGCGGCGGCGCTTTGAACGCCATACGGAAATTCGTCGCAAACAGGATGACAAAATCGTTGCTCAAGCCCTGACCTGGTGGTGCCCGGTGGATCATGCGACGAAAAAACCCACCACGGTTGACGAAACGGTTCGCGCCCGCTTTACTGCGGATCTGAATTAAATAAAGTCCAACGACAAACAGCGCCTTCTCCTGCGGAAAAGGCGCTGTTAATGACAACAAAAACGGCTGCTACCGTTTATTCGGAAAAACTGATCGCCCCCTGAGGACAGGCCGGGATACAGATGCCATCATAATCACACAGGTTGTCGTCAACGACAGCCACACCGTCTTGAATGGAAATGGCATTCTGCGGGCAGACGGTGACACACTCGCCGGAAGCGATACATTTTTGTGGATCAATCACAATTTGCATGGTTTTTCTGTTCCTTTCACGACCAAAACATGAGACGAAATATCAGCAAGCACTCTACCCTATTTCCCGCTTAAGAACAACGCACTTCGTGATCTCAAAGCGGCTGCGGCAGGAACCATTATGACTTCATCACAACCGATTGATTTGGCGCAATTACTTGACGATCACCTGAAAGACCTCAACCTGCCCCTACAGATCCCTCCGCCAGTGCTTGATGTGACCAATGGTGAAGTGATCCACTTTGATGCCGAAGACGGCTGTCTGGAAATTCGCTTTCCAGTTCAGAATCAACACCTCAATCCCTACGGCTCGGTTCAGGGTGGCATGATCGCCACCGCCGTTGACAACACCATCGGCCCGTTGAGCATGCTGGTGGCACCACCCAACTACACCCGCCATCTGGCCTTGAAATACCGACGACCGATTGTACCGAGCATGGAGTTTTTCATCATCCGCGCCCAGCTGATGGAGCGCGTGGAGAGGCAGCTAACGTTTGAAGCGCGGGTGTTTGATCCGCAACAGCGGGAACTGGTGCGGGCAACGGCCCAACACTGGATCGTTGATCTCGACAGGTTGAAATAATTTTCGCACGCTTCAAACCACCGGGCAGAACCGGTGATGGGCACCACGCTCATCCACCCAGGCGCTAATCAGGTCTGGTTCCGTAATATCAAAATAGCTATTGGCCATGTGCGCGTCTGGCAAATCATGGCCCAGTTCGCTGACATCCATTTGTTCCAGGACAAGGGCACCGGCTGCCTCGGGACGTTGTTTAAACGATTCCGCCACCACGTAAACCGGGCACTGATCGCGCTGTGCCGCCAAGGCAAGCAGGCGTGTACCCACCTTGTTGACCACGGCACCATCGCTGAGCAGGCTGTCCGCACCAACCATTACCAGATCCGCCTGCGCGGTATAAACACCGGCCTGGGCATCGGTGATCAGGGTACAGGGCAGGCGCCAATCGCTCAGTTGGCGCACCACCGTCACCCCCTCGTACAGCGGACGCGATTCACAGACCACAATGTGGCAGTCCGTTCCACGCAGGGCAGCAAACAAACGCATCAGAGTTGAGCTGCAACTGTGGGTTAACACGGTTTGTCCCGGCGAAATCAGTTGTCGTGCATGGTTCGCACAGTCTTCAACAGCCTGCCGCGACAGAGCAACCAGCTGTGTGGCTGCCGCTGCCAGTTGCGTCGGAGCCTCTACACACTCATCCAGATCGTCAAGCTGGTTCTGCCAGCGCAGCAGCAAATGGGCAACCACGCTCATACTTGGCCGCGCCGTACACAATTGGCCGACCTGATCCAACAACATCTGACGCGTAGTGTCATCAAAGGCGGCCATGTCTGCGGTGAATTGCGCCAGCCACGTCAAAGCCCGACGGGCCAGTTCACTGGCGCCATGCTGGCGATCCTCCTTGAAGCGTTGCAGAAACTTCGCAAACGGTTCACAGCTCATCGCCACCCCCGACGCAACGTTGATAGGCTTCGATCAGCAGCGGCACTGTTTCAAGACTGCACATCTTTTCCGGTTCCAGCCACTGATAATGGTCGTGTTCCCAATCAATCCGGATTTCCGCCGTCTCATCACGCAGCTCGAACAAAAACGGATGCACACGCCAGCAACGGTTCAGATCATTATCCTGAACCGCCAACACTATCGCCTCAACATCCAAGGCAACCTGATCGGTGCGCAAACCGGTTTCTTCGCGGATCTCCGTCAATGCCTGTTGCAGGGCGGTCTCCTGCTCCAGATAACCACTGACACCAGCCCAACAGCCACGATAACTGCCGACCTTCTGGCTGCGTTGCAATAAAAGGATCTTGCCGTGACTGCGGATAAAAGCGGTCACCACATCAACCGTATCCATCATGCCCTCCTTATGGTGGGTGTTCGTCCCTATCATAGCGCAGTCACATGCTATTGGCGACTCGGCGGCGAATTATCTCCTTTAAGCTTTAAAGTGTTATATCGCTCACAACGGCAGGGTGGACGCTGTCCCACCCGCTTGATTGGTGCCACACCAGAGCTAGAGAAAGACGAAAGAATGTCAGCAACGTTTTACGCCAGAGATGATGAGCTGTTTGATTCGTCGAGCTGACAGGCGGTTGAAAACCGTCTGTGGAGCCCATGGATGGGCGACCAGCATCTCTGGTCGGAAATCGCATTTTCGACTTGCGTTATGGGGAAACACAGGATGTGTTTATCCAATATTCTCTTCGTTGAGGCAAGCCGAATCCGTAACACAGATCGGGAACAGACTCATTGCAGGTCGATGATAAGTGGAGCCGGTTTTTGCATCCATTTGAGCGGCCAGTCAAAAGGATGTCGGCAGCCGGGACGAACCCGGCGACCTCGACTTTGATCTTGAGGGTTAAATCGGGAGACACGCATCAAATCACAATGTCATATTCCTTGATCTTCCGATAAATGGTATTGCGACTGATCCCCAGCAGAGAAGAGGCGTGAACAATATTTCCACGTGCCATCTCCAGGGCACGAACCACCATCTCCATCTCCACCTCCTTCAGAGGCCGTACGCCATCCTGCCTATCACGGTCGGTAACCAGTTCGACGGGATCAAGATCCAGCATCTCCGCCGTCAGCTTACCGCCCTCTTCCACCATATTCATGGCCCGTTCAATGACATTTTCCAGCTCACGAATATTTCCCGGCCAGTCATAGCTCTGGCAGGCACGGACAAACAAACTGCTGATGGCAATTGGGCCTTTTCCGAAACGTTCACTGAGTTTTGTCACCATGAACTCGGTCAGGGCGGGCAGATCATCCATCCGTTCCCGCAATGGGGGAATCGTGATCGGCAGAACATTGAGTCGATAATACAAATCTTTACGGAAGGTTCCGTCTTGAACCGCCTGCTTCAGATTCTGGTGCGTGGCGGCAATAATACGCACATCGATCGCCACCTCTTCACTGGAGCCAACGCGGCAAATGCGCCGTTCCTGCAACATGCGCAACAGTTTCACCTGCATCTGTAACGGCATGTCCCCGATTTCATCAAGAAACAGCGTGCCGCCATTGGCCATCTCCACCTTTCCGGGCTGACCGCCTTTTTTGGCACCGGTGAACGAGCCCTCTTCATACCCGAACAGTTCGCTTTCCAGCAACGTTTCGGTGATAGCGGCACAATTCACAGCCACGAACGGCTGATCATGACGGGCACTGGCATTGTGAATTCCCTGAGCAATCAGTTCTTTTCCCGTACCGCTTTCGCCCTGAATCAGGACCGTCGATAGACTGCGCGAGGCCATCTCCGCCATGCTGCGGGTTTTCTTCATGACCGCGCTGTTGCCGATCATTTCGTCAAAACAATAATGTGCCGTCTGGGTCACGGCCGCAAGGCGCTGTCGTTTGTTGGTCGAGCGTGGACGTAACACCGATACCGCGCCGATCATGTGTCCAAAATCGTCACGCAACAATGTCGCTGAGCAATAAAAGGTGCGTTGACCACCATCCAGCACAACTTCCTTGTTTTCGTAGGCGATTCCGGTGCGTAGCAGGTCAAGGACCGGTGCTCTGTCACCAAACATCTGACTGATATGAAGACCAATGGCATCACGGGCGCTAACACCGAGGATACGGGCTCCAACGTGATTGATTTTGGTGATTTCGCCCTCGGGGTCAACAATAACCAGTCCTTCCGACATGGATTGGATAATCGTATCGGAGTACTTGTAGGACGCGTAAAGCTTGGTGTTAACCCGATGGAGCTGCAGCTGATTTTCGATGGCATTGGCTCCGGCGACAACCATGCCGAGGGTTAAGTCATTGGCGTAACGATGATCGCCGCTGAGATTGAGAACCGCCAGCAATTCCCCATCCGGCGAAAAGATCGGCGCGGCGCTGCAGGTCAGCGTATGATTGTCCTCAAAAAAATGCTCGGCAGCATGAATCTTCAGTGGTTTCTTTTCAACCAGGCAGGTGCCAATCGCATTGGTGCCGCGCAACGACTCGTTCCAGTTGGCACCGGGATACAGTTGCGACAATGTTGACGGGCATGGTGCCTTGCGCTCGCCAAGCACCTTGAGCAGATAACCATGATTGTCCGATAACACCACCTGAAACCCTGAATCATTGACGAAATTGTAGATATTCTCCATGGTCGGCGTGGCCACAGCCACCAGATCCTGATGCGCTTCAATGCGCTTTTGCAGCTCCCGTGCGCCGATATCCACACGCACGTGTCGGGCAGGATCGACCTTGAGTTGCAGACAGCGTCGCCAGGAATTGGCCGCCACCTGGCTCAGGTGCCCGGTCTGCAACTCCATATTAAATCGCTCCCTGGGCGTCATTTGCTCCTTTTCTACGATCCCTTTCACGCTCATGACCATTGTCCTTTCTGCTCCATCGTGGACGTCATTGCTTCACTTGGAAGAAATGTATAACTCCCTTATTCTCCAACCTTTTTCCGTATAGAAACTGGCTTTTTTTCACCATAGCCCGTATACACTTTGCCGGGTAAAAAAATTTACTGAAAAGACAAAAAAATCCCCGCACAATGGCGGGGATTTTTTTTGTGATAAAGAGGGACAACCAAAACAAGAATCGGCAGACAGTTTTTACCAATAATAGCCAATATTGACATTGAGGCGCGTGGTGCGCTCATCATTGTTGGCCACGGTTTCATCCACCATGTTGCCGCCACTGAAAATCATGTTTTCTGCGGAAATCAGATCAACATAAGTGTACACCGGGCCGCAGGCAAACAGAGCTCCAACCACATTCTGCCAGCTGGTCGGCTGATCACTGGCATCCGGTTTGATCAGCGTATTGTCGGAGTAGAGCGTGATACTGTCGAGCCATTTCAGGTTGTCGGTCGCAATGGTGTAAGCGACATTGGCGATATAGATATCAGCCTGCGCCGGAGCGCCCCAGGAATAGGTAAACGCGCCCATGGTGATAATATCGTCATCCATACCCACGGGGTTTTCCGGGTCATACGCATAAGAGGCATACTCCAGCTGGACATTCACTGGCCCGTAGTTGCCGTTGAGATGAACACCGGCCGCCCAATGATCACCGGTATCGTCGGTGTTGGTGTTGTAAAGCTGGCCCCACTGTCCTGAAACACCGATTTCGGTGCTGCCTATATCATCATGATCAAAAGCATAGGTCAGCCGGGCATTAAACTGGTTGGTCTCCTCATTGCCATCGGCCTGAGCCCCGGCGTAGCCTCCAGTCGCACTGCTGTTGACATCGATGGAGTAGCGGTCTGCACTGGAGGCACTGGCCAATTCGTCATTTTTATAAAACGCCAGCGCCAGGCCCCAGGGTCCGTTATGATACAACGCCTTGACACCCATATCGTAATCATCCTCCAGCCCGACATAATAGGCGCCGCTGAACCAGAAGTTATGTGACGCATAGGGTTGCAGACCAAAAGGCACCTGATGAATACCAGCCTGCACCTGCCACTGGTCGCTGACATTGTAACCGACATAACCGTGATGCACGCAGTTCATGTACGAATAAAAGCGATATTGGGCCGACAGCACCCAATCATTGATACTGCCGTTGGCATCAATGCGAAACAGGTCAAAACCGGCATCACCGTATTTGTCATCCTGGGTATCGCTCCAGTCTTTGTAACCATAATTCACCCGCATGGCGCCACCGAAATGGATCGGTTGTTTTTCGGTAAAGACTTCTTCCACCACTTCTTTGACGGCGGTTTTCCTCTCTTCACTGGCTACTACCGTCGTCTCAGATGGTGTGGTCTGCTGCGCCGTCAACAAGGTTTCCAGTTGTTGCAGCCGTTGTTCCATGGTGGCCATCTGTTGCACCTGGCTGCGTAGTTGTCGCACCTCCAGCAGCAGGGCATCGTAATCGGCCTGATCAACGGCCAAGACAGGACTCGACCATGTGAGCAGAAGAAGAACGCCAGATATTTTAATCATCACTTTTCCCCACCGAGTTTTATGGTGGATTGCATTAGATTTCATGGTCTCTCCTAATCGTCATCCGTGTTGGCCAGTTCAATGGCGACATTCATACGGTGGTCCTCTTCAACCCGTTTCAGGCGTTTTTTCACGGCATTCTCGACAAACAGCTCCTGAGAAAATCCGATATACAACGCATAGATAATCAACAGCAGAATCACGGCAAACGGCAGGCCGGTACTTACTGCGGCGGTCTGCAATGTCACCAGCCCACCACCGATCAGCAACACGGCAGCGACCACTCCTTCCATCACCGCCCAGAACACCCGCTGAGGTATCGGTGAATCAAGTTTTCCGCCGGAGGTCAGATGGTCCACTACCAGCGAACCGGAATCCGATGAGGTGATGAAGAATATTGTCACCAGAACGATACCGACAAAGGACAACACAGGGGTCATGGGGAAGTGCTGAAACATGACAAACATGGCCGTTGCCACATCGTCTTTCACAGCTCCCATAAGATCGGCGATTCCGGCACTCTGCAGTTCAATGGCGGCGCCACCGAACACCGACATCCACACAAACGACAGCAAGGTTGGGATCAGCATCACACCAAGGACAAACTCGCGTACGGTACGTCCTTTTGAAATCCGGGCGATAAACATACCGACAAATGGGGACCACGAGATCCACCACGCCCAGTAAAAGACTGTCCACGACCCCTGCCAATTGCTTTGGCGAAAAGTCTCTGTCCACAAACTGAGTTCAGGAAGTTCACGCAAGTAAAAACCCAGGTTCTGGGTAAATCCGCTGAGGATAAACACTGTCGGTCCGGCGATGAGGACAAACAACATCAACAAAGCTGCCAGCCCCATATTCCATTCGCTGAGTCGTTTCACCCCGCCATCAAGACCAGATACCACAGACAAGGTGGCAAGACTGGTAATGACAGCAATGAGAATTACTTGAGTGGTGACACTGACGTTGATACCGAACAGAAAGTTCAACCCGGCATTGACCTGTTTGACACCAAGGCCCAGAGAGGTCGCCAACCCCATGAGGGTGGCGAGAACAGAGAGCGTATCGATCAAATTGCCCCAGAAGCCGTGGATACGGTTGCCGAGGATGGGATAAAAGATGGAGCGGATGGTCAGAGGCAGCCCACGGTTGTAGGCAAAGAACGCCAGCCCCAGTCCGACGATGGTGTAAATCGCCCACGGATGCAGCCCCCAATGGAAATAGGTAATGCCCATGGCGGCCTGAGCGGCTTCCGGTGTCCCGCCTTCAACACCTGAAAACATGGGAGACGGAGAACCAAAATGATACATAGGCTCGCCGACGCTCCAAAACATCAGTCCTATCCCCATGCCGGCACTGAGCAGCATGGCGAACCAGGCACCGGTGGTAAATTCCGGCTTGGCTTTGTTGCCACCGATTCTAATATGCCCGAACGGACCAAAAGCAAAAAACAACGCAGCAAGAATAAAAATGTTTGCAGCCAACACCAGAAACCAGCCAAAGGTGGTGGTGATATACGCCATGGTCGCGCTAAACAACTGGGCCGCCTGCTCACGGAACATGATGGTAAGCAGTATGAATGCCACCAATACTGCCGTAGACATAAAGGTCACTTGTGGATGAAGGTCAAAGCCAAAACCAACCCAATTATCTTCGCCGGGTTCCTTGCGCTCGGCATCATCGTAGATGGATGCCGTTGGTCGAATCTGCAAACCAGTAAAGCGCTCTCTTTCAGCGACGGCCTTACGGCGCGCCTCCTGTTCGGCTTTTTTCAGTTTTTCAGCGAGTTGCTGTTTTTCGTGCGCCTCTTGCTCATTGACATAATGGCTCATGGCTTTCTCCCTGAAGCTCATTTCGGCATTTTCGGCCAGAAAGGCTTTCTCGTTCAAAAGATTCCCGGCCAAAACGACCTGCACGAGGAAGACGAGGCACGACTTCCGTACAATCAAAATAAAGATCAGTGACGACCAGGTACGATTGTGTTGTTCGTTGTTCACACCTTGCACGCAGAAGGGCAAAGGCGGTTCGACAGACAGTCTGGACAGGAGTCCATACCGAAAAGAGACGGCTTAAACAAACCGATTGAGAACAGACAGGGACATCGTGTTTGACTGCTCCAAGCGTGGTTTCATAAAGAAACTGTCACAGATGGACAGGCTGAAACACACCTCTGGGAGTAAACAAACATATTGAGCGTTTATTGTCAAATATGGGTCCAGGCTAATCTCACGACACGATTAATGGTGAGCTGAAAGCTTCGGCGCCTATGAGACTCTGTTCGCCAACATGCTTTCAGGATGGCGTGCCATGAAACCTTCGAGTTGCTCAATACTGTCAAGGCCCCATTCGCGCACGAGGTACTGATAGGTTTTTTCCAACAGGTTGGTTCCCTGCTGTTGCAAACGCATGACGTCGCGCCACAGAAAGGTGAGGGTCTGTAACGAGTAACTTTCCAGTTCAGAGCGCAGCTTTATTTCAAAGGAATAGACAGGTGTGGCGGTGTTGACAAACGGGGCTTGGCCATAGGTGAGAAAATGGGGATAGCGTTGCAGACAGTCTTTTTCCCAGTCGCAATGCGCGGCGACCAGTGCATCGACCAGCCCGGTATCCTGGTGACAAGGCAACATGTGTTCGAGATGGGCGTATTTTACCGTCATCAAATTGATTCCGGCACGGTGGGCGACATCGAGATCTTCGAGATAACTGGCCAATGTACGCAACGACCAGCAGAGGAAACGCGCCCGGCGATGAAGGCAAAAGCTCTCCGGATCCTCCCGACAGAGGCGCTGGTGGCGGGCGGGCATGGTCAAGAACATCTCCAGTTCCCGCTTGACGATGCGTTCGATCAGTTGTGAGGGCTGTGTTTTCATCGGGTAGACCTCCCGGCGGCTGGTGTCACCGCCTCGAAACCGGCAGTTATCTGTCACTCTAGCCGGCAACAGCTCGCAGCTCTTCAACATGCTTCACGATATGTTGACGTCTCTCCCCATCATTGACGTCATCGTACAAATCCAACGCCGCCAGATACCATTGCAGGGCGGCATCCGTATCCCCCTGAATGGCGGTAATGTGTGCG
This is a stretch of genomic DNA from uncultured Desulfuromonas sp.. It encodes these proteins:
- a CDS encoding sigma-54-dependent Fis family transcriptional regulator, with the protein product MSVKGIVEKEQMTPRERFNMELQTGHLSQVAANSWRRCLQLKVDPARHVRVDIGARELQKRIEAHQDLVAVATPTMENIYNFVNDSGFQVVLSDNHGYLLKVLGERKAPCPSTLSQLYPGANWNESLRGTNAIGTCLVEKKPLKIHAAEHFFEDNHTLTCSAAPIFSPDGELLAVLNLSGDHRYANDLTLGMVVAGANAIENQLQLHRVNTKLYASYKYSDTIIQSMSEGLVIVDPEGEITKINHVGARILGVSARDAIGLHISQMFGDRAPVLDLLRTGIAYENKEVVLDGGQRTFYCSATLLRDDFGHMIGAVSVLRPRSTNKRQRLAAVTQTAHYCFDEMIGNSAVMKKTRSMAEMASRSLSTVLIQGESGTGKELIAQGIHNASARHDQPFVAVNCAAITETLLESELFGYEEGSFTGAKKGGQPGKVEMANGGTLFLDEIGDMPLQMQVKLLRMLQERRICRVGSSEEVAIDVRIIAATHQNLKQAVQDGTFRKDLYYRLNVLPITIPPLRERMDDLPALTEFMVTKLSERFGKGPIAISSLFVRACQSYDWPGNIRELENVIERAMNMVEEGGKLTAEMLDLDPVELVTDRDRQDGVRPLKEVEMEMVVRALEMARGNIVHASSLLGISRNTIYRKIKEYDIVI
- a CDS encoding NUDIX pyrophosphatase, which codes for MMDTVDVVTAFIRSHGKILLLQRSQKVGSYRGCWAGVSGYLEQETALQQALTEIREETGLRTDQVALDVEAIVLAVQDNDLNRCWRVHPFLFELRDETAEIRIDWEHDHYQWLEPEKMCSLETVPLLIEAYQRCVGGGDEL
- a CDS encoding PaaI family thioesterase, with amino-acid sequence MTSSQPIDLAQLLDDHLKDLNLPLQIPPPVLDVTNGEVIHFDAEDGCLEIRFPVQNQHLNPYGSVQGGMIATAVDNTIGPLSMLVAPPNYTRHLALKYRRPIVPSMEFFIIRAQLMERVERQLTFEARVFDPQQRELVRATAQHWIVDLDRLK
- a CDS encoding BCCT family transporter translates to MSHYVNEQEAHEKQQLAEKLKKAEQEARRKAVAERERFTGLQIRPTASIYDDAERKEPGEDNWVGFGFDLHPQVTFMSTAVLVAFILLTIMFREQAAQLFSATMAYITTTFGWFLVLAANIFILAALFFAFGPFGHIRIGGNKAKPEFTTGAWFAMLLSAGMGIGLMFWSVGEPMYHFGSPSPMFSGVEGGTPEAAQAAMGITYFHWGLHPWAIYTIVGLGLAFFAYNRGLPLTIRSIFYPILGNRIHGFWGNLIDTLSVLATLMGLATSLGLGVKQVNAGLNFLFGINVSVTTQVILIAVITSLATLSVVSGLDGGVKRLSEWNMGLAALLMLFVLIAGPTVFILSGFTQNLGFYLRELPELSLWTETFRQSNWQGSWTVFYWAWWISWSPFVGMFIARISKGRTVREFVLGVMLIPTLLSFVWMSVFGGAAIELQSAGIADLMGAVKDDVATAMFVMFQHFPMTPVLSFVGIVLVTIFFITSSDSGSLVVDHLTSGGKLDSPIPQRVFWAVMEGVVAAVLLIGGGLVTLQTAAVSTGLPFAVILLLIIYALYIGFSQELFVENAVKKRLKRVEEDHRMNVAIELANTDDD
- a CDS encoding porin; amino-acid sequence: MKSNAIHHKTRWGKVMIKISGVLLLLTWSSPVLAVDQADYDALLLEVRQLRSQVQQMATMEQRLQQLETLLTAQQTTPSETTVVASEERKTAVKEVVEEVFTEKQPIHFGGAMRVNYGYKDWSDTQDDKYGDAGFDLFRIDANGSINDWVLSAQYRFYSYMNCVHHGYVGYNVSDQWQVQAGIHQVPFGLQPYASHNFWFSGAYYVGLEDDYDMGVKALYHNGPWGLALAFYKNDELASASSADRYSIDVNSSATGGYAGAQADGNEETNQFNARLTYAFDHDDIGSTEIGVSGQWGQLYNTNTDDTGDHWAAGVHLNGNYGPVNVQLEYASYAYDPENPVGMDDDIITMGAFTYSWGAPAQADIYIANVAYTIATDNLKWLDSITLYSDNTLIKPDASDQPTSWQNVVGALFACGPVYTYVDLISAENMIFSGGNMVDETVANNDERTTRLNVNIGYYW
- a CDS encoding 4Fe-4S binding protein; translation: MQIVIDPQKCIASGECVTVCPQNAISIQDGVAVVDDNLCDYDGICIPACPQGAISFSE
- a CDS encoding thioesterase family protein yields the protein MSQNVAPFEMTLTILPEDIDLMGHVNNIVYLRWVQDAATAHWNHAATDEEKNSLLWMVTRHEIDYLRQVFAGDELIARTWVGKAQRRRFERHTEIRRKQDDKIVAQALTWWCPVDHATKKPTTVDETVRARFTADLN
- a CDS encoding DUF4125 family protein, whose translation is MKTQPSQLIERIVKRELEMFLTMPARHQRLCREDPESFCLHRRARFLCWSLRTLASYLEDLDVAHRAGINLMTVKYAHLEHMLPCHQDTGLVDALVAAHCDWEKDCLQRYPHFLTYGQAPFVNTATPVYSFEIKLRSELESYSLQTLTFLWRDVMRLQQQGTNLLEKTYQYLVREWGLDSIEQLEGFMARHPESMLANRVS